In Rutidosis leptorrhynchoides isolate AG116_Rl617_1_P2 chromosome 6, CSIRO_AGI_Rlap_v1, whole genome shotgun sequence, the DNA window ATTGAGATACTCTTGTGCAATTTTCACAATCCAAATTCCACAAAGATGGGACGATACAACCCGTGGTCAAACTAACTAATCAAAAAAGCCAAGATATACTTTAGCAAGCAACTGCAGATTAATCTTCTATATCAAGATATACTTTAGCAAGCAACAGGTGCCAAGGTATATGAGAACCATTGACAATTAGCTAACAAAAAGGGTAAAAAGAATCGGCTGTACACATAAAGAAGAGAGGATCAGAAACAACTATAGGATCATTGTAATTTTTGATACCTCATATTTCAAGCGTAACTCCTAACAGTACACCAGCCAAGACATGATTATAAAGTACTTGTGGGGTTGGGCAATACCGAAGTTATTATCTCAAATACACAAAGTTGCGTGCATCAAAGCCATAAACGATAAGTATGGCATAGTTCTTGGCTTAAAAATGTAAATATCAATTCCCATATTACAAACAAAAGGATTTGGGTTACTAAGTCAAACTTAACAAACACCTCGGAAAAAAAGTACTCCTAATAAAATTCTCGTCTAAAATGCAGAAAAACATGATCAGTGTCATATCATTACATACTGTAATTATCTATAACGCTCAACCGTTATTTTTGCTAAACGTGATGCACGTGGAGAGTGTTGCAGTAGTCTTGATATATTTGACACTTGATTGTCAGTAACATCCTCATCAACCCGTATGTATACCTTCTTGAGCATGGGGGACTTGGCCAAAATTAGTTTGACAAACTCCAAACGAAGCTTTAATTCGAAGAAACCATAAATCTCAAATTCTTTCAAGTTCTTCAACCAAATATTTGAATAGTTTTTAAGTGTGATGGTTTCATTTCCATCAGTTTCCTACCATATAAATAACAGATATTTCATACACGTCAATATATTTTTTTTGGCAAGCATTTGAAAACATAGAGAACAGAGAATTCAAGATGGACTTAATTGACTTACATATGAAAGGAAACTGAGTTCCTCCAAATTCGGGGAGCATTGGATTAGACGGAAAAACGAAGGCAACCCACCAGAGTTAAGGAAAGACATGTCCTCTATATGCAAATATTTAAGGCCGACTAACGAAATTGGAAGCTTCTGTAGAAACGAGTGTACGGAAAAACACTTGAATGATAGGCCAGCCAAAACAAAGAGTAATTAGGCAAAGCAATAATCATTTTAAAAAGTAATAGTTAAATTACATATCATTGTAATGTAAATATTGAATATTTAACTTACACGAAAAAACCAGCCAACAGTAACCAGTCTTCGAATAGCAGGCAAGCACTTGATTAGGTCAGTAATGGAGGATCTGTCATTACCGAGAATATCATCTTCTTCTAGATACTGCAACAACTTACAACATTTAAATATAAGTCATGAAAAAATTAATCCGaactcatattattatatagtcaaATAGATATTCATTTACTACTACTTACCAGAGTGAGGTCCTCAAGTAATGGACAACTGGAGAGAAGATGTAGTAGAGTTTTTTTAGAGATCTTTACATGGTGCAAATTTAACTCCGTCAGACTACGAAATCCATTAAAGGTTGTTGGTAGATGGTATATACAACCACAAGTGAGCCACAGGTTAGTTAACTTGCGCAAAGCGAAAAAAAAACAATGGTaacctatactcactatcttcattcAATTGAAGCCGAAATTGCTCAACAGTATCCCCCCTCCTTGACACAAGACGTATGATTTCGTCAAGCTCAACACAATCTTTCTCTGCGTTTCCAAAAAGGGAGAAGTCGAGTAACGGGCCATGATGCATCTTCAAACATTCTTTAATCGCACTAAAGAACTTGAACATCTTAATCATCAGAATTGCTTGACACGGGAGGTCAAAAGATTGGCACATAATGGACAGTATATCTGTACCAGTAGCTGTTGGTACTTTGATGAAATCGTCCTTGTCAAACCTGAGCACGTGAATTCGGGTCCAATTGTACCTCCATTCGCTCGAGAGGACACTTGTTTGGACTGCATTTTTGATTGGTAAAAGAGATAGGATAGTGTCTATTATGGGTGAAGGAAGGGAACTGATTCGATCCAAACACAAATCTCcagcatcattcatatttatcaactCAAGAGCCCTGAAAACATTATAATATGCAATCACAAAGTAAGTCTTGATTGAACAAAACAACAGATAAACACTTTTAAAACAAAAAAGGTTTTACAAATTGACTTCCAGTCGGTATATAACACTATAACTATACCTGGCAATTGggtcgggtcggaatgggtttgggcCCAAACAGGTCGGGTCTAAACGGGTCAAAAATTTTATGCAGGTCAAACGGGTTTGATCAAAAGTGGGTTGGGTCAGGTCGAGACCCATTTTTTCCCTGGGTGCGTCTGTTTGAGAACCATTTTTAAGAAAAGGATTTTTTTGAAATAAAGATCCGTCTAAATCGGTTGACCCAATAGCTGACCCATCGGTTGACCCACTGGTGATTCAACCCATTACCCAACCCACTTAACCAAACGATAACACAATGaaataaaacataaacataagCAATCACTAAACTGATTTTATTTTCTCCATGCAACCCAACAAACCAACGAAGAATCAGGTCAACCCAAGCAAGAACACAAAGCAGTTCTTATAAATCGCACAAATAGAAAATCGATAAAATAGTAAAGAATATTTATGGAGAAGCATCAATGCCTATCAAATTACTAAATCACATAAAGAAACACGTGCCATAAATGTAAAACTTAAAACATTCTGGCTACAAACAACACATAATATCACTATTCTATATATAACTTTATAATAATCAGCAGAATGAAAAACTTATCAAACAACTTCACTGCATAACCACAAACAATCGGACAGTGTTTTCTTTATAAACAATAGATCACGCATGTcatacagcaaaaaaaaaaaaaaaaaaaaaaaaaaaaaaaaaaaaaaaaaaaaaaaaaactcaaagtaCAGACTCTAACAACAATGGAGCATACTCAGATTCAAACTGGCCTCATAATGAGTCAAGTCAGACAGAGTCCAAGGAATTATTACATGCTATAAAGGTCTTTGATGAACTAGCTAAAAGCACAAAAGGTGCTTAAAGAAATCTCAATAATCTCATGAGTCATGTCCAAAATAAACTCAAGTAATCCTCAAAGTACTCGAGTAACAACAGTGCAATTTCAGATAACAACTCATCACTAAACGAGTCAACACTTAATGATACACTTCAAAATTTATACCTGTAAATAATTGTGCTCGTCTCACTTGATTGAGAGCAATGTCACCAGCTATCTTCAATACAGCTATATTCACTGTATCTGCTCATAATCAAATTGATTAAATCAATGAAAGAAGTCGACAAATACACAATAACAATCTGTAGATCGATTCTTACAAAAAAACacaaaataagattttaaattcttACGAGAATTGTGCAGGTAAATAAAAGATTGAAACTGAACGGATGTAATAATTGTTGAAAATAGAAAGCGAAACTGAAGGAAGTATAATAACTAGTTGATCGGTGATTGTTTTTAGTGTGCGATTAAGGGAAGAAATAACAGTGGTGATTGTTTTTAGTGATTttgattttgtttttaaattcttatcagcgttttaagattttagtgtgCGATTAAGGGTTTGAAACTTTTAGAGATCATGTTCTCGAAATGATTACACTTGTCAATTTGGGCTAACTATACAATATGAGCCCAACTTAACTCtattttattagttattattattattatgtagt includes these proteins:
- the LOC139855442 gene encoding F-box/FBD/LRR-repeat protein At1g13570-like — encoded protein: MKIVSIGYHCFFFALRKLTNLWLTCGCIYHLPTTFNGFRSLTELNLHHVKISKKTLLHLLSSCPLLEDLTLYLEEDDILGNDRSSITDLIKCLPAIRRLVTVGWFFRCFSVHSFLQKLPISLVGLKYLHIEDMSFLNSGGLPSFFRLIQCSPNLEELSFLSYETDGNETITLKNYSNIWLKNLKEFEIYGFFELKLRLEFVKLILAKSPMLKKVYIRVDEDVTDNQVSNISRLLQHSPRASRLAKITVERYR